A window of Citrus sinensis cultivar Valencia sweet orange chromosome 7, DVS_A1.0, whole genome shotgun sequence contains these coding sequences:
- the LOC102620542 gene encoding OVARIAN TUMOR DOMAIN-containing deubiquitinating enzyme 7 isoform X11 — METDGTWAGHMELQAASLVTHSNICIHRHMSPRWYIRNFDYHEARMIHLSYHDGEHYNSVRLKEDSCIGSARPIIIKADADISAASIQSKTVTSKLKGAAGIINAGSIKLVMAGSGCENSEKVEEVINCIQFLLSGNFIVLHYSVNVLNVLLQVGGDVDAAIEFLIAEQGTEEYSVKSNNAEMSYGDNENGNSEQHEEERLNKTCDLDKSSNSIKRSHDDSRFKPNEKKIPRNKVCPCGSKKKYKACCGTAAGRSSTKFAVNQTVDSKRGRKERKQGKKGEASSTLSACVSDGGPPDMGALCI, encoded by the exons ATGGAAACGGATGGAACATGGGCTGGACATATGGAATTGCAAGCAGCTTCTCTTGTTACACATAGTAATATATGCATTCATCGG CACATGTCGCCTCGCTGGTACATTAGGAATTTCGATTACCATGAAGCTCGTATGATCCATTT ATCTTATCATGATGGTGAACATTACAATAGTGTACGGTTGAAGGAAGACTCTTGTATTGGCTCAGCCAGGCCAATTATAATCAAG GCCGATGCTGATATTTCAGCGGCATCTATTCAATCAAAAACTGTGACAAGCAAGCTTAAAGGGGCAGCTGGTATCATCAATGCAGGATCTATCAAATTGGTTATGGCAGGAAGTGGCTGTGAAAATTCTGAAAAAGTTGAAGAGGTGATAAATTGCATTCAATTTCTGTTGTCTGGTAATTTCATTGTCCTCCATTACAGTGTCAATGTCTTGAAT GTTTTACTGCAAGTAGGTGGTGATGTTGATGCAGCGATCGAGTTTCTGATAGCAGAACAGGGAACAGAAGAATACTCTGTCAAAAGCAATAATGCAGAGATGTCTTATG GTGACAATGAAAATGGAAATAGTGAGCAACACGAGGAAGAACGGCTAAATAAGACCTGCGATTTGGATAAATCTAGTAATAGTATCAAAAGAAGCCATGATGACAGCAGATTCAAACCAAACgagaag AAGATCCCAAGAAACAAGGTCTGCCCATGTGGATCGAAGAAGAAATACAAGGCTTGCTGCGGAACAGCTGCTGGGAGATCCTCCACCAAGTTTGCTGT TAACCAAACAGTTGACTCTAAAAGGGGTCGAAAGGAGAGGAAGCAAGGCAAGAAAGGAGAAGCTTCTAGCACTTTGTCTGCCTGTGTATCGGATGGAGGACCGCCTGACATGGGTGCACTTTGTATATGA
- the LOC102620542 gene encoding OVARIAN TUMOR DOMAIN-containing deubiquitinating enzyme 7 isoform X9, with the protein MVVQYIVKNRETFEPFIEDDVPFDEYCQSMETDGTWAGHMELQAASLVTHSNICIHRHMSPRWYIRNFDYHEARMIHLSYHDGEHYNSVRLKEDSCIGSARPIIIKADADISAASIQSKTVTSKLKGAAGIINAGSIKLVMAGSGCENSEKVEEVINCIQFLLSGNFIVLHYSVNVLNVLLQVGGDVDAAIEFLIAEQGTEEYSVKSNNAEMSYGDNENGNSEQHEEERLNKTCDLDKSSNSIKRSHDDSRFKPNEKKIPRNKVCPCGSKKKYKACCGTAAGRSSTKFAVNQTVDSKRGRKERKQGKKGEASSTLSACVSDGGPPDMGALCI; encoded by the exons ATGGTGGTACAATATATAGTG AAGAACCGTGAAACATTTGAGCCCTTCATTGAGGATGATGTCCCTTTTGATGAATACTGCCAATCCATGGAAACGGATGGAACATGGGCTGGACATATGGAATTGCAAGCAGCTTCTCTTGTTACACATAGTAATATATGCATTCATCGG CACATGTCGCCTCGCTGGTACATTAGGAATTTCGATTACCATGAAGCTCGTATGATCCATTT ATCTTATCATGATGGTGAACATTACAATAGTGTACGGTTGAAGGAAGACTCTTGTATTGGCTCAGCCAGGCCAATTATAATCAAG GCCGATGCTGATATTTCAGCGGCATCTATTCAATCAAAAACTGTGACAAGCAAGCTTAAAGGGGCAGCTGGTATCATCAATGCAGGATCTATCAAATTGGTTATGGCAGGAAGTGGCTGTGAAAATTCTGAAAAAGTTGAAGAGGTGATAAATTGCATTCAATTTCTGTTGTCTGGTAATTTCATTGTCCTCCATTACAGTGTCAATGTCTTGAAT GTTTTACTGCAAGTAGGTGGTGATGTTGATGCAGCGATCGAGTTTCTGATAGCAGAACAGGGAACAGAAGAATACTCTGTCAAAAGCAATAATGCAGAGATGTCTTATG GTGACAATGAAAATGGAAATAGTGAGCAACACGAGGAAGAACGGCTAAATAAGACCTGCGATTTGGATAAATCTAGTAATAGTATCAAAAGAAGCCATGATGACAGCAGATTCAAACCAAACgagaag AAGATCCCAAGAAACAAGGTCTGCCCATGTGGATCGAAGAAGAAATACAAGGCTTGCTGCGGAACAGCTGCTGGGAGATCCTCCACCAAGTTTGCTGT TAACCAAACAGTTGACTCTAAAAGGGGTCGAAAGGAGAGGAAGCAAGGCAAGAAAGGAGAAGCTTCTAGCACTTTGTCTGCCTGTGTATCGGATGGAGGACCGCCTGACATGGGTGCACTTTGTATATGA
- the LOC102620542 gene encoding OVARIAN TUMOR DOMAIN-containing deubiquitinating enzyme 7 isoform X10 yields the protein MVVQYIVNRETFEPFIEDDVPFDEYCQSMETDGTWAGHMELQAASLVTHSNICIHRHMSPRWYIRNFDYHEARMIHLSYHDGEHYNSVRLKEDSCIGSARPIIIKADADISAASIQSKTVTSKLKGAAGIINAGSIKLVMAGSGCENSEKVEEVINCIQFLLSGNFIVLHYSVNVLNVLLQVGGDVDAAIEFLIAEQGTEEYSVKSNNAEMSYGDNENGNSEQHEEERLNKTCDLDKSSNSIKRSHDDSRFKPNEKKIPRNKVCPCGSKKKYKACCGTAAGRSSTKFAVNQTVDSKRGRKERKQGKKGEASSTLSACVSDGGPPDMGALCI from the exons ATGGTGGTACAATATATAGTG AACCGTGAAACATTTGAGCCCTTCATTGAGGATGATGTCCCTTTTGATGAATACTGCCAATCCATGGAAACGGATGGAACATGGGCTGGACATATGGAATTGCAAGCAGCTTCTCTTGTTACACATAGTAATATATGCATTCATCGG CACATGTCGCCTCGCTGGTACATTAGGAATTTCGATTACCATGAAGCTCGTATGATCCATTT ATCTTATCATGATGGTGAACATTACAATAGTGTACGGTTGAAGGAAGACTCTTGTATTGGCTCAGCCAGGCCAATTATAATCAAG GCCGATGCTGATATTTCAGCGGCATCTATTCAATCAAAAACTGTGACAAGCAAGCTTAAAGGGGCAGCTGGTATCATCAATGCAGGATCTATCAAATTGGTTATGGCAGGAAGTGGCTGTGAAAATTCTGAAAAAGTTGAAGAGGTGATAAATTGCATTCAATTTCTGTTGTCTGGTAATTTCATTGTCCTCCATTACAGTGTCAATGTCTTGAAT GTTTTACTGCAAGTAGGTGGTGATGTTGATGCAGCGATCGAGTTTCTGATAGCAGAACAGGGAACAGAAGAATACTCTGTCAAAAGCAATAATGCAGAGATGTCTTATG GTGACAATGAAAATGGAAATAGTGAGCAACACGAGGAAGAACGGCTAAATAAGACCTGCGATTTGGATAAATCTAGTAATAGTATCAAAAGAAGCCATGATGACAGCAGATTCAAACCAAACgagaag AAGATCCCAAGAAACAAGGTCTGCCCATGTGGATCGAAGAAGAAATACAAGGCTTGCTGCGGAACAGCTGCTGGGAGATCCTCCACCAAGTTTGCTGT TAACCAAACAGTTGACTCTAAAAGGGGTCGAAAGGAGAGGAAGCAAGGCAAGAAAGGAGAAGCTTCTAGCACTTTGTCTGCCTGTGTATCGGATGGAGGACCGCCTGACATGGGTGCACTTTGTATATGA